From a single Solenopsis invicta isolate M01_SB chromosome 6, UNIL_Sinv_3.0, whole genome shotgun sequence genomic region:
- the LOC120358043 gene encoding uncharacterized protein LOC120358043 has protein sequence MNYYIPIQTEACEKSTPPRYTSHILGRRFALTPTSYKWLDIGINAGSISYVELVLGDNRGNQIALPYKTWRSLIEKRMDIEGLMQSKTTPLLIHELIVQQIKLREEHIIKLTLHNTYICMKPATVSFMFELEHCIEHVYFALCQNMNNVTDKYKYFVTYLRQNCITNKNDAVNILRKIYDKSSHIECELIAYASDNIAYDSLNDK, from the exons ATGAACTACTATATTCCGATCCAGACCGAAGCATGtgagaaatc AACGCCACCACGATACACATCACACATTTTGGGGAGAAGGTTTGCACTAACTCCTACATCTTATAAATGGTTGGATATCGGAATCAACGCAGGATCTATATCCTACGTGGAATTGGTGCTGGGCGACAATCGCGGAAATCAAATTGCTCtgccttataaaacgtggagatcGTTGATTGAGAAACGTATGGACATCGAGGGACTTATGCAGTCAAAAACGACTCCATTATTGATTCACGAACTGATTGTGCAGCAGATTAAACTGCGTgaagaacatattataaaattaacattacacaatacttatatttgcatgaagcctgcaactgtatcatttatgtttgaacttgagcattgtattgaacatgtatatttcgcactgtgtcagaatatgaataatgttactgacaaatataaatattttgtaacttactTGCGTCAGAATTGCATCACTAATAAAAACGatgcagtaaatattttgcgaaaaatttatgataaaagttcacatattgaatgtgaattaatagcttatgcttcagataatattgcatacgattcgctaaatgacaaataa
- the LOC120358042 gene encoding uncharacterized protein LOC120358042 — translation MQRHGNVKINAIFNGEFVAGDKRANKCITTRNYELFQCSDLHEWYQLHVIEIILASLEEFQERDSGWALSRILNLTININKYNPLHAGCNIQLPSKIMMKKAIVNVKSNDNACFAWSVVASLHPAERNTDRESSYPHYSTVLNLKGIEFPMTLPQIKKFEILNKISINLYCIEEKKLSIFPIRLTERKMDKHINLLYVQDDNVGHFALIKNMSRLMSSQLSKKKNKKFFCDRCLHYFSSNDKLEIHTMDCGKINDCAIILPSEDDKWLSFKNYCRKERMPFIVYADLECILEKTEDEKNYQHHRVFSIAYYVHCAYDNSLSMYRFHRDKNCIAWFVEQLKDLAQIVNNILSVNVPMDLTQDDWKKFNNATHCHICEKPFTNEIERVRDHCHLTGRFRGAAHSNCNLNYKDSHYIPIVFHNLSGYDVHFIIKEIATAYEGRIDLLPITKEKYISFTKNDQKNCIKLRFIDSFKFLASSLDKLASFLSKDKLCIMQREYSNLSTENFDLLTRKGVFPYEYVDCVEKLEESCLPPRELFYSSLTGDTVSESDYAHAVNVWQRFSIRTLGDYSDLYLKTDVLLLADIFENFRDSCIASYGLDPAYYYTLPGFTWDAMLKYTHVNFELLTDIDMIMFIERGTRGGLSQCSNRYAQANNKYMKSYDPSKSSSYLMYFDVNNLYGWAMCQPLPYKDFRWVDDVTNFNFMDIALDSPTGYILEIDLEYPQHLHDAHIDLPFCPMRDKPPGKRQDKLLATLYDKKRYVIHYRNLQQCTRHGLRVTKIHRILQFAQSPWLRDYIQLNTDFRTCAKNNFEKNLYKLMNNAVFGKTMENVRNHVDVRLVTKWKGRYGAEAMIAMPNFHSRSVFSENLVAIEMRKLEVKFDKPIYVGMCILDISKTCLYEFHHEYMAPMFREKCKIMYTDTDSLIYNIECDDVYEIIKRDINKFDTSDYAVDNAYGIPLVNKKVPGLMKDENNGAIMTEFIGLRAKMYALRVDGKNDTKKVKGIKSNVVAKSITFDDYTRCLHDEIEMTRQQSSIRSKLHEVYTISETKIALSPYDDKRYIMSDSIDTLPWGHYKIPM, via the exons ATGCAGAGACATGGCAACGTAAAGATAAACGCTATTTTTAATGGTGAATTTGTCGCAGGTGACAAACGCGCTAATAAGTGTATCACAACAAGAAATTATGAACTCTTTCAATGCTCCGATTTGCATGAGTGGTACCAGTTACACGTCATCGAGATAATCCTAGCATCGTTGGAGgaattccaagaacgcgatagcggatGGGCGTTGTCGCGtatactaaatttaacaataaatataaacaaatataacccTTTGCATGCAGGATGCAACATCCAGTTACcaagtaaaattatgatgaagaaagcgatagttaatgtaaaatcaaatgacAATGCATGTTTTGCATGGTCAGTGGTGGCCAGTCTGCATCCTGCTGAAAGGAATACAGATCGAGAATCTTCATATCCACATTATTCTACGGTATTAAATCTGAAAGGCATTGAGTTTCCAATGACACtgccacaaattaaaaagtttgaaattctcaACAAAATCTCCATTAATCTATACTGCATCGAGGAgaagaaattatctatttttcctATACGACTCACCGAACGAAAAATGGACAAACATATAAATCTGCTATACGTGCAGGATGACAATGTGGGACATTTTGCGTTGATAAAGAATATGTCCCGTCTCATGAGTTCACAACtcagtaagaaaaagaataagaaattcttttgtgatcg atgtCTACATTATTTTAGTTCGAACGACAAGTTGGAAATTCACACAATGGACTGTGGAAAGATAAACGATTGCGCTATCATATTACCAAGCGAAGATGACAAATGGCtgagctttaaaaattactgtcgaAAGGAACGAATGCCGTTTATCGTATACGCCGATTTGGAATGCATCCTGGAGAAGACTGAGGATGAGAAAAATTACCAGCATCATCGAGTATTTAGCATAGCATATTATGTACACTGTGCGTATGACAATTCGCTATCAATGTATCGGTTTCATCGCGATAAGAATTGTATCGCGTGGTTCGTCGAGCAACTTAAAGATTTAgcacaaattgtaaataatattctgtcgGTTAATGTTCCCATGGATTTAACACAAGacgattggaaaaaatttaacaacgctACACATTGCCACATTTGTGAAAAACCATTTACGAATGAAATAGAACGGGTACGCGATCATTGTCATTTAACCGGTCGATTCAGAGGTGCAGCGCattcaaattgcaatttaaattacaaagattcgCATTATATTCCTATAGTTTTCCATAACTTATCTGGCTACGACGTGCATTTTATCATCAAGGAAATAGCTACAGCATATGAAGGACGAATAGATTTACTTccgataacaaaagaaaaatatatttcgtttacaaaaaatgatcagaaaaattgcataaaattaagatttatcgattctttcaaatttctcgcatctagtctcgataaattggcatcttttcttagtaaagataagctatgcataatgcaacgggaatatagtaatttatcaaCAGAAAATTTCGATCTGTTAACACGAAAAGGTGTCTTCCCATACGAGTATGTTGACTGTGTAGAAAAATTGGAAGAGTCATGTTTGCCACCGcgcgaattattttacagttcatTGACGGGTGACACAGTATCCGAGAGCGATTACGCGCATGCTGTCaacgtgtggcagcggttctccatCCGAACGCTCGGAGATTATAgcgatttatacttgaaaactgACGTACTGTTGTTGGCTGATATCTTTGAGAATTTTCGCGATAGTTGCATCGCGAGTTATGGACTCGATCCcgcatattattatactttacccggttttacgtgggatgcaatgttgaaatatacacatgtaaatttcGAACTGCTAACAGACATTGACATGATCATGTTCATCGAACGTGGCACACgtggtggtttgagtcaatgttCGAACAGGTACGCACAGGCCAACAACAAGTACATGAAGtcatacgatccatcgaaatcatcatcgtacctgatgtactttgatgtaaataacttgtatggTTGGGCAATGTGTCAGCCATTACCATACAAAGATTTTCGATGGGTAGATgacgtaacaaattttaattttatggacATCGCGCTAGATTCTCCAACAGGTTACATTCTTGAAATAGACTTAGAATATCCACAACATTTACATGATGCGCACATTGACCTACCGTTCTGTCCAATGCGTGATAAACCGCCCGGCAAGCGGCAAGACAAGCTCCTCGCAACCTTATACGATAAGAAACGTTACGTCATACATTATCGTAACCTGCAGCAGTGTACTCGTCACGGCCTTCGAGTGACAAAAATACATCGCATATTACAGTTTGCACAATcaccatggcttcgcgattatattcagttaaatacagatttcagaacatgcgccaaaaacaatttcgaaaaaaatttatacaaattaatgaacaacGCAGTATTTGGCAAAACCATGGAGAACGTGCGCAATCACGTCGATGTGCGACTTGTGACAAAATGGAAAGGCAGATACGGCGCGGAGGCAATGATCGCTATGCCAAATTTCCACAGTCGTAGTGTCTTTTCAGAGAATTTGGTTGCAATCGAAATGCGTAAGCTTGAGGTGAAATTTGACAAACCAAtctatgtgggtatgtgcatccTTGACATATCTAAGACATGtttgtatgaatttcatcatgaatacatggcgccgatgtttcgcgagaaatgtaaaattatgtatactgaTACGGATagcttaatatataacattgaatgtgatgacgtatacgaaattataaagcgcgatattaataaatttgacacgaGTGATTACGCGGTTGATAATGCATACGGTATTCCGcttgttaataaaaaagtgcCAGGTTTAATGAAGGATGAAAAcaatggtgcgatcatgaccgaattcatagggcttagagcaaagatgtatgccTTGCGCGTTGATGGTAAAAACGACACGAAGAAAGTCAAAGGAATCAAGAGCAACGTTGTGGCAAAATCGATAACTTTCGATGATTACACGCGATGTTTACATGATGAGATTGAAATGACACGACAGCAGTCAAGTATTAGATCGAAATTGCATGAGGTGTATACTATATCCGAAACGAAAATTGCTCTTAGTCCGTATGACGATAAGCGATATATTATGTCAGATTCTATTGACACGTTGCCTTGgggacattataaaataccaatgtaa